GCGCTCTTCGTCGGTGAAGTTCATCGCCATCGAGGCGAGGAACCCGCGCTCCGCCAGCCGCCCGACCAGCACGTTGGTCAGCACATCCAGCCGGTCGACCAGGTTGAACTGCTGAAAGATCATCGCGCAGTCGCGGCGCCATTGCCGCAGCGCCTTGCCACGGAGCGCCGTCACGTCGGTGTCACCGTGATGGATCTGGCCCTCGCTGCGGTCGATCAGCCGGTTGATCAGCCGCAACAAGGTGGATTTGCCCGCGCCGGAGCGTCCGATGACGCCTACGAACTGGCCCTGCGGGATATCGAGCGTCACGCGGTCGACGGCGGTGTTGCCGCCGAAACGGCGCGTGAGCGAGGTGAGGCGAAGCGATGCGTGTTCCATGAGGCCGGAGCATCGCCGTGCGAGATGACGGCTTGAACACATCCGGATGAATTTTGTATCGCCGCTTCTTGTCGCTTTCGTGAAGGCCATCGCCCCGGGTGACGGAAAATCAAGCGCTTGCCGGTTTCACGCTGTTTCCATGCCTGGAAACCGTCCCACACGGGCTTTGCCACGTCACGTTTGCATCATAGAAGCGCAGCAAAACCGTCACAAAACCGAAATGCGCCGGTCACCTGCCAGCGCCAGAAATTCATTCGGATCAATCCGCGTCGGGGTGCTGCTCCGGACGCACTCAGGGAGCCCCCGACGATGGCCATGATTTTCGAAGGCGCCGAGGTTGTCCTGCCCGATAGCACCGCGCGCGTGTCGCTGCGTGTCGAGAACGGGCATATCACCGGGCTCGACAGTACTCCGGACGGCGCAAACCGCATCGACGCGCGCGGGCTGACACTGGCCCCCGCGCTGGTGGATGTGCATGGCGACGCTTTCGAGCGCCAGCTCATGCCGCGTCCGGGCGTGTTCTTTCCGCTCGACATGGCGCTGATGGAGACCGACCGGCAGCTTGCCGCCAACGGCATCGCCACCGCCTATCACGCGCTGACGCTCTCGTGGGAGCCCGGGCTGCGCTCGGTGGATCAGGCAACGCGCATCCTTGATCGGCTGGCGGCGCTGGAACCACGGCTGGCGGCGGAGAACCGGCTGCAACTGCGCTGGGAGACCTTCTGTTTCGAGGCGCGGTCGCTGATCGCGCGGGCCCTTTCGGGCGCGCTGACCCCCTCGGTGGCGTTCAACGATCACACCTCCATGGCGATGCTCGACCCGGCGATTCCCTTGCAGGAGCGGCCCTTCGACCTCGTGGCCGATTACCCGTCCATCGACCTCACGCTGATGGCCACCGCCGGAAAGTTCGAGAAACGCGCCGCGCGCGCCGGCATCGACGCCGCCGCCTATCTGCGGCTGCTGGGCGAGGTCTGGGAGCGGCGCCCGCAGGTGGCGGGCGCCATCGCCGAGGTCGGCGGCCAGGCGCGCGCGGTGGCGGCGCCGATGCTCAGCCATGACGACACCCAGATCGAGACCCGCGATTTCTATCGCGGCCATGGCGCGCGGATCAGCGAATTTCCAATGAACGAGACCGTTGCGCGGGCGGCGCGCGAGGCCGGCGACTGGATCGTCTTCGGCGCGCCCAACGCGGCGCGCGGCGGCAGCCATCTCGGCTCGCCCGGCGCCGCCGACATGGCCGCGCGCGGGCTCTGCGATATCCTCGCCTCCGATTACTACTACCCCGCGATGCTCGCCGCCGTGGCGCGGATGCGCGCCGAGGGCCTGGCACCGCTGCACGCGCTGTGGAAGCTGGTCAGTGCTAACCCGGCAAAGGCCTCCGGGCTGCACGACCGGGGCGAGATCGCGCCGGGCAAGCGCGCCGATCTGGTGCTGCTCGACTGGCCCGAGGGCAGCGCGCCGGCGCCGGTTCTGACGCTCCGGGCCGGGCGCGTGGCGCATGCGGCGCGGGGCTTCGGGCTGTGATCTGCGAGGCCGCCGAACGCTTCGAGGGTCTGGCAGAGACCTATGCGCTGCACAGGCCCGGCTATCCGGTGGCGGCGTTTTCCGATCTGGCGACACAGGTGGACAGCCCGGCCCGCATCGCGGTCGATGTCGGCGCGGGCCCCGGCAATTCCACCCGCGCGCTGCGCGCGGCGCTGCCGCAGGACTGGCTGGTGATGGCGGTGGAGCCCGGGCGCGACATGCGCCGGGTGCTGGCGCGCAGCTTTCGCGACGAACCAAGGGTGCAGGTCGATGA
The window above is part of the Salipiger abyssi genome. Proteins encoded here:
- a CDS encoding alpha-D-ribose 1-methylphosphonate 5-triphosphate diphosphatase, whose amino-acid sequence is MAMIFEGAEVVLPDSTARVSLRVENGHITGLDSTPDGANRIDARGLTLAPALVDVHGDAFERQLMPRPGVFFPLDMALMETDRQLAANGIATAYHALTLSWEPGLRSVDQATRILDRLAALEPRLAAENRLQLRWETFCFEARSLIARALSGALTPSVAFNDHTSMAMLDPAIPLQERPFDLVADYPSIDLTLMATAGKFEKRAARAGIDAAAYLRLLGEVWERRPQVAGAIAEVGGQARAVAAPMLSHDDTQIETRDFYRGHGARISEFPMNETVARAAREAGDWIVFGAPNAARGGSHLGSPGAADMAARGLCDILASDYYYPAMLAAVARMRAEGLAPLHALWKLVSANPAKASGLHDRGEIAPGKRADLVLLDWPEGSAPAPVLTLRAGRVAHAARGFGL